In Hydrogenimonas thermophila, a genomic segment contains:
- a CDS encoding leucyl aminopeptidase, with the protein MKIEIVPQLRSEINADLEIICVVKKDLDHPWIEDKETLQLLGFEGSQDQTCLLAQSKRIYVGADSIDHDDIRSAYAAAIKALRNTKVEHVKTALYLGGNLIQNLQAMVEGIILGDYEFDTYKTEKAKHPIKNVTIAAEDFNGKEIDIEQAKKAVEDAITVAKATNFTREIINTPPDDMTPVKLAEIATTLAETNGLECTVLDEKGLEEEKMGAFLAVSRASAHPPRLIHLTYKPKDAKYKIALVGKGLTYDSGGLSLKPSDYMVTMKSDKSGACAVLGIMKAVSELGLPVEVHGIIGATENMIGGNAYKPDDILKAKNGKTIEIRNTDAEGRLVLADCLCYAQEKVTPDYLFDFATLTGACVVALGEYTTGIMGHDSRLKHSFSRAAAKAGELTGTLPFNRYLKKLLKSSVADVCNISSSRYGGAITAALFLDHFIEEEYKDKWLHLDIAGPAFVEKEWGYNPAGASGAGVRMTIKWFEQIIKEECTVVS; encoded by the coding sequence ATCCTTGGATTGAAGATAAAGAGACACTCCAACTTCTTGGATTTGAAGGTAGTCAGGATCAAACTTGTCTATTGGCACAAAGTAAACGCATCTATGTTGGTGCTGACTCCATTGATCATGATGACATTAGAAGTGCTTATGCTGCTGCTATAAAAGCTTTACGAAACACAAAAGTAGAACATGTAAAAACAGCTCTCTATCTTGGAGGAAATTTGATACAAAACCTTCAAGCTATGGTAGAGGGCATAATTTTAGGAGATTATGAGTTTGACACTTATAAGACAGAAAAAGCAAAACATCCTATTAAAAATGTAACAATAGCAGCTGAAGATTTTAATGGGAAAGAGATAGATATTGAACAAGCTAAAAAAGCTGTTGAAGATGCAATAACAGTAGCAAAAGCAACAAACTTTACTCGTGAAATCATCAATACTCCACCAGATGATATGACTCCTGTAAAATTAGCTGAAATAGCAACTACTTTAGCAGAAACAAATGGACTAGAGTGTACAGTCCTTGATGAAAAGGGTCTTGAAGAAGAAAAAATGGGTGCATTTTTAGCCGTCAGCCGTGCAAGTGCACATCCTCCAAGACTCATTCATTTAACATATAAACCTAAAGATGCAAAATATAAGATAGCTCTTGTAGGCAAAGGGCTTACTTATGACAGTGGCGGACTAAGTTTAAAACCATCTGATTATATGGTAACAATGAAGTCTGACAAATCAGGAGCTTGTGCTGTTCTTGGTATTATGAAAGCAGTAAGTGAATTAGGGCTTCCAGTTGAAGTTCATGGGATCATAGGTGCTACTGAAAATATGATAGGTGGAAATGCATATAAGCCTGATGATATTTTAAAAGCTAAAAATGGAAAAACTATTGAGATCCGTAATACTGATGCTGAAGGTCGTTTGGTACTTGCAGATTGTCTCTGCTATGCACAAGAGAAGGTAACTCCAGACTATCTATTTGACTTTGCAACACTAACTGGAGCTTGTGTAGTTGCACTTGGTGAATACACTACAGGCATAATGGGACACGACAGCAGACTTAAACACAGTTTTTCAAGAGCAGCAGCTAAAGCAGGAGAGCTTACAGGGACTCTTCCATTTAACCGTTATCTTAAAAAACTGCTAAAAAGCAGTGTAGCAGATGTCTGTAACATAAGCAGTTCAAGATATGGCGGAGCAATTACCGCTGCACTATTTTTAGATCACTTCATTGAAGAAGAGTATAAAGACAAATGGTTGCATCTTGATATAGCAGGTCCTGCTTTTGTAGAAAAAGAGTGGGGTTACAACCCAGCTGGAGCAAGCGGTGCAGGTGTTAGAATGACAATTAAATGGTTTGAGCAAATCATTAAAGAAGAGTGTACTGTAGTCTCATAA
- a CDS encoding DUF2442 domain-containing protein codes for MNGLIKAKELHFDDEYLHVKLEDERIISTPMKWYKPLQEATISQLKNYKFICMGTGIEWEELDYHLSIEGMLESSKEKVA; via the coding sequence ATGAATGGTTTAATTAAAGCAAAAGAGTTACATTTTGATGATGAGTATCTTCATGTTAAACTTGAAGATGAACGTATTATCTCTACTCCTATGAAATGGTATAAGCCATTACAAGAGGCAACAATATCACAACTCAAAAACTATAAATTTATTTGTATGGGAACTGGTATTGAATGGGAGGAGCTTGATTATCATCTTAGCATAGAGGGAATGTTGGAGAGCTCAAAAGAGAAAGTGGCATAA